Within Deltaproteobacteria bacterium, the genomic segment ATAGACATGAAGGACTACCGAGTACTGAAGCAATACATCCAGGAGCAGGGGACAGATGAAGAAAACTCGAAATGAAAACAGGCTGCCCGTCATTCAGGATGCGGATCTGGCTGACAAGGTAGTCCTGGTTCGGGTGGATCACAATGTAGTCAAAGACGGCATCATCCGAGACCCCTACCGGATTGATCGTACGATCGGAACCCTTTATAACATTGTCGAAAGGGGCGGTCGGATTATACTGATGACCCACGTGGGACGGCCCCGTGACAAAAAGACAGGGCACATTACATGTGATGCCTCTACGTCCACTCAGCCGATTGCTGCCTATATCGAACGAAAGCTTCACACCAAGATACATGTGCCTACGTTTCGGCCTGAAAACAAACGTGGCATTCTCGGCATTGACACCTCCATTAATCTGGCCATCAAAGAGCTTAAGCAGCACAAGATCGGCGGCATCTATCTGCCCAATACGAGGTGGTTTGAAGGAGAAGAGGCAACCGGGCAAGTAAGAGAGTCATTTTCACGTCAACTGGCCGGTCTTGCAGATGTTTTTGTGAACGACGCCTTTGGCTCATGGCAGCCCCATGTTTCCGCTTACGACATAACTAGATACCTCCCCTCATATGCGGGTTTTCTCATGCAGGAAGAAATAGGGCACCTGGAGCAAGTCCTTCATCCCGAGCGTCCCTTTGTTGCAGTGGTGGCCGGAGCCAAATACGACACCAAAATAGGCCCTTTGAATGAGCTTTACAATAAAGTGGATCATCTGATCCTTGGCGGCGTTATCTACAACACATATCTTTGCGCAAAATATCAGGTTCGCATCGCCGGGGTCTCAGACGAAGACATAGAGGCTGCCAACAAGCTTGTCTCAATGGACAAGAAGAAGAAAAAAATCGTTGAACTTCCCCATATTGTTGAAGCGGACCAAATCGGCAGAAAGGTTCGTGGCAAATTCAGAAAAATTGCAGTCAAGGACCTTGTACGAGGTAAATCTTATGGTTATGTCCTTGACATTGATTCAAGGTCTTTTTCCGACAAAAAGGTGGCAGACGTGATCGGTTCGGCCCGGACTACCTTTGTCAATGCGGTCATGGGCTACACACCCTATTTTACTGAAGGCTCAGAGGCCCTTGACCGAACCATCGACAAGAACCGCGAAGCCCTGAAATTCTACGGAGGTGGAGACACCCTCCAGGAGTTTAAGAGCCTGTGCCCGGGGCTTTACCTTGCGGTCTTGGACGACGCCCAATACTATTTCTTCACAGGCGGTGGCTCGGTGCTCAAGGCGATCGAACAAAGCGATTCCATGGGCATGAAGCCGATTCAGGCCTTACTGAAAACAAGAAGAGACTTGAAAAGGAATTGACAAGGTAGGCTCTATCCTATAGCTTTAGCTTGATTTCAGGGTCCCATCGTCTAGCGGTCTAGGATATCGGCCTCTCACGCCGAAGACACGGGTTCGATCCCCGTTGGGACTACCAGGTAATACCTAACCCCTTGATTTTACGTAATGGAGTCAAGGGGTTTTTTAGTGCGTCTCGATGGGCCTTGTGAACCGCCCGTTGTTATGCCGCCTATATTGCCGAACCTCACTGTCCAATCGGGATCCGAGCCGATCCTTTTCGAGTTCCAAATCGTAGCGAGCCTGAAGATTGACCCAAAACTTCTCCGTTGTACCGAAAAATCGTGAAAGGCGAAGTGCCGTGTCGGCGCTGATTCTCCTCTTTCCGTGAACAATTTCGTTAATTCTTCGCGAGGGTACACTAATGTCCTTTGCCAGGCGATATTGGCTGATACCCATAGGGTTCAGGAACTCCTCCAGAAGAATCTCTCCAGGGTGTATTGGGTCCAACTTATGTCCAGTCATCTTGCGTTCTCCTAATGGTAGTCAATGATTTCAACATTGTAGGCATCCCCCTGCTTCCATTCGAAACAGATTCGCCATTGTTCATTTATAGGTATGCTGTGCTGATTTTTCCTCCGGTCCGACAGCTTTTCCAGCCTATTGCCGGGAGGGATACGCAAATCTTTAATGGCCTCTGCCGCATCCAATAACAGAAGCTTTCGCAGTGCAATCCTCTGTATTTCAGCAGAAAACTTCCGAGAAGTTTTCCGACTAAAAACCGTCGCTGTTTCTTTGCAACGAAAGCTTTTTATCATCATATTTTACATAACGCATGCCGTTAATAACGTCAAGCGTTATTATTCCACCCAAGCCAAAAAGACCAGTTTTACATCTGATGGATCATGTAGGATATCAGGTATCAGCCATAAATCTTGTTTCCTGTTTCACCTTACAGATCCTGTCCCTGAAAAAAACAATCTTTCCATGTGTAAAAACCTGGGCCCTTTCCGGGCCCTGAACTTGGTAACATATTGATTTTATTGGGTCAGTGTGTACCCGTTGGGACTACCAGGTAATACCTAACCCCTTGATTTTCCGTAATGGAGTCAGGGGGTTTTTCGTTGGTCTCGCAAGTGTGACCGTATCTGTCACCATCGCATGTCACAAAAAGAATGATAGAGGCGTAAGCCGTTCGAAACGGGGGGGCAGGCATAAATAACTAAGTTATTTTCTAAACCGGTGATTATTCTCCTTTCCGATTCTCCCGCTCTTTTTACTGCATACCCCGCTCCGGGTCGAGTCATTTCAAGCCGTTTAGCCAAATCATGCATCCCAGATCATCAACCACTATGCAGAGTTATTTATTAATTTATGCCCCACCCTCGCCCCTGTCTCGTCTCCGAGTTCCGAAATCAGTTAACCCATTGACACAAAAAGTATTTTTTGATACTTTTCGCCGATATGAGTATAACCTGTCAACATCAACCACAAGATGATCTTATGAAGCGAATGTAAAAACCCGGGTTCTCATGCAGAGAAACGGGGGCTTGTGTTCATGACGGAGGCAAGCCTCATGCAACTTGTCATCAATACCCCAGGCACCTTTATTACCCAAAAAGATGAATGTTTTCGACTGAAACAAAAGGAAAGAGTCTTTGATATTTCTCCGCTAAAGGTTGAAAGCATAGTCATTTCCAACCAGGCAATGATCTCCAGTCAGGCCGTGGTGCTGGCCCTTGAGCACAATATTGATGTCATCTTTCTCGACAGCTACGGCGATCCCATGGGACGGATCTGGTTCTCCAAGATGGGAAGCACAGCCCTTGTTCGCAGAAGACAGTTAGAGGCCATGGAGAGTCCTTTGGGTCTTCAGCTTGTCGTTGACATGGTGGGTCAAAAGCTCGACAACCAGGTCCGCTTTTTGAAAAAATTGATGCACGCCCGGCCTGGCAAGGAAGAGAACTTCCTCTTGCCTATCCAGACCATTGAGAAAGCCAAGTCTGACGTTTCTTCTTCTGGCTCTGACCTGGAGACAGCTCGAAGTAGCCTGATGGGCCTTGAGGGGACTGCGGGCAGGAGCTACTTCCAATGTCTGTCAGGTTTGCTTCCTGAAAAATATCAGTTCAAAGGCCGTTCCCGGAGGCCCGCAAAAGACCCGTTCAACGCCTGCCTGAACTACTGTTATGGTATCCTCTATTCTCTTGTTGAAAAGGCCTGCATCCTGTCGGGCCTCGATCCTTACGTGGGGTTCTTGCACACAGACAACTACAACAAAAAGTCCCTGGTGTTCGACCTGATAGAGCCTTTTCGGATCTACGGCGAACAAACAGCCATCTATCTTTTTACAGGCAAAAAGATGAAAGACGACTACTTCGATGCCAAAGAGGAATCTGTGTCCTTGAACCAGGCCGGCAAACCCCTGGTTGTGGAAGCCATGAACAAGCATCTGGACGAGGCTGTCCGTTACCGTAGAAAGAATGTGAAGCGCCGCTTTATCATCCAACACGAAGGCCACCGTCTGGCCAACATCCTGCTTGCCGATGCCGGAGAGAAAAGGGCTGACTGGCTGGAGATCAAAGAGTTTTAGGATGTCTGTACTTGTCTGGATAGTCTATGACATTAGCGAAGACCCACGCCGGAACAAGGTGGCCAAGACATGCAAGCAATATGGCCTGGTGCGGGTTCAAAAGAGTGTGTTTCTCGGAAGGCTCGAAAGGAATCGCTTTGACGAGTTGGCCGAGGCGTGCCTTGGTCTGATCGACGAAGGCACAGACAGCGTTTATCTTTTTCCCTTCTGCCAGGAGGATTTCAGGCAGGTGAAGGTCCTGGGGCAGGGGTTTGACAGAAAATTGGTAAACGATGAGGTGCTGGCACAGTTTTTTTGAAAAAACTTTATAGCTGTGACCGGATCTGTCACGGTTGGGTGGTATGCAAAAAAAAGATGTGCAGAACGGTTGCCAAAATTGCTGTTCTGGCAACCAAAAGTCACATATTTAGCCGCTGGTCCCACACGACTTCGTAATAACATGCGGGTCGTTTGAAGCCGTTTGCATAAGGAACAAATATACGAATATGACGATACAGTATCCTGAAATCATTAAAGAAGTTACAGAAAAGGCGAAGTCCGACGAACTAAGGCACTTCAATTTATCCTCTTTCATGTCAGACAAGGTAAATATTCGGTGAACTCTTAAATTTTGCTGGACACAGCTTTTCAATTTTGGTATACGCGGAGACATGTCGTGTCATTACTCA encodes:
- a CDS encoding phosphoglycerate kinase, which codes for MKKTRNENRLPVIQDADLADKVVLVRVDHNVVKDGIIRDPYRIDRTIGTLYNIVERGGRIILMTHVGRPRDKKTGHITCDASTSTQPIAAYIERKLHTKIHVPTFRPENKRGILGIDTSINLAIKELKQHKIGGIYLPNTRWFEGEEATGQVRESFSRQLAGLADVFVNDAFGSWQPHVSAYDITRYLPSYAGFLMQEEIGHLEQVLHPERPFVAVVAGAKYDTKIGPLNELYNKVDHLILGGVIYNTYLCAKYQVRIAGVSDEDIEAANKLVSMDKKKKKIVELPHIVEADQIGRKVRGKFRKIAVKDLVRGKSYGYVLDIDSRSFSDKKVADVIGSARTTFVNAVMGYTPYFTEGSEALDRTIDKNREALKFYGGGDTLQEFKSLCPGLYLAVLDDAQYYFFTGGGSVLKAIEQSDSMGMKPIQALLKTRRDLKRN
- the cas2 gene encoding CRISPR-associated endonuclease Cas2 → MSVLVWIVYDISEDPRRNKVAKTCKQYGLVRVQKSVFLGRLERNRFDELAEACLGLIDEGTDSVYLFPFCQEDFRQVKVLGQGFDRKLVNDEVLAQFF
- the cas1 gene encoding CRISPR-associated endonuclease Cas1 — its product is MQLVINTPGTFITQKDECFRLKQKERVFDISPLKVESIVISNQAMISSQAVVLALEHNIDVIFLDSYGDPMGRIWFSKMGSTALVRRRQLEAMESPLGLQLVVDMVGQKLDNQVRFLKKLMHARPGKEENFLLPIQTIEKAKSDVSSSGSDLETARSSLMGLEGTAGRSYFQCLSGLLPEKYQFKGRSRRPAKDPFNACLNYCYGILYSLVEKACILSGLDPYVGFLHTDNYNKKSLVFDLIEPFRIYGEQTAIYLFTGKKMKDDYFDAKEESVSLNQAGKPLVVEAMNKHLDEAVRYRRKNVKRRFIIQHEGHRLANILLADAGEKRADWLEIKEF
- a CDS encoding type II toxin-antitoxin system RelE/ParE family toxin, producing the protein MIKSFRCKETATVFSRKTSRKFSAEIQRIALRKLLLLDAAEAIKDLRIPPGNRLEKLSDRRKNQHSIPINEQWRICFEWKQGDAYNVEIIDYH
- a CDS encoding HigA family addiction module antidote protein yields the protein MTGHKLDPIHPGEILLEEFLNPMGISQYRLAKDISVPSRRINEIVHGKRRISADTALRLSRFFGTTEKFWVNLQARYDLELEKDRLGSRLDSEVRQYRRHNNGRFTRPIETH